A single region of the Syngnathus acus chromosome 6, fSynAcu1.2, whole genome shotgun sequence genome encodes:
- the cdkn1cb gene encoding cyclin-dependent kinase inhibitor 1B produces MGDMSHAQLSSIAMERLVARRTFPFHKRTGVCRNLFGPVDHDELSREMSVKLREISERDRQRWNFNFEANTPLDGDYEWVEVSSDSAPAFYQSSSVQLDVPATPVKLHPDALERLAAPEGSDGASVELNQENRADKLNSRRLAHRMAPCGGRKRPTAPADNTHITDFFVKRRRAAERKCVEVSHHAKSPIPMEQTPRKRIR; encoded by the exons ATGGGGGACATGTCTCACGCCCAGTTATCGAGCATCGCCATGGAGAGGCTGGTGGCCAGGAGGACCTTCCCCTTCCACAAGCGCACCGGCGTATGTCGGAACCTCTTCGGACCGGTGGACCACGACGAGCTAAGCCGGGAGATGAGCGTCAAACTGCGGGAGATTTCCGAGCGCGACCGGCAGCGGTGGAACTTTAATTTTGAGGCCAACACCCCACTGGATGGAGACTACGAGTGGGTGGAGGTCTCTTCGGACAGCGCCCCGGCGTTCTATCAAAGCTCGTCAGTGCAGCTCGACGTGCCCGCTACGCCCGTCAAGCTGCACCCGGACGCACTGGAACGTCTGGCCGCACCCGAGGGTAGCGACGGCGCGTCGGTGGAGCTCAACCAGGAGAACCGCGCAGACAAGCTCAACTCCCGGAGGCTGGCCCACAGAATGGCCCCTTGTGGCGGACGGAAGAGGCCGACGGCCCCCGCGGATAACACGCACATCACAG ATTTCTTCGTGAAGCGAAGAAGGGCCGCGGAGAGAAAGTGTGTGGAGGTGAGCCATCACGCCAAGTCTCCCATTCCCATGGAGCAAACCCCCAGGAAGAGGATCCGCTGA